In Myxococcus stipitatus, the following are encoded in one genomic region:
- a CDS encoding phage holin family protein encodes MDLESERLERSQLESLSTAELVRHALAETRLLVRAEVLHAKKELRDELKMARTAGILLGAGGVLVLVSLAVLFVALGLALPMGAALGVLLVGVVLLAVAAGLLLVGVKRLPKKPMLHTQERLKLDYHLTRETLQ; translated from the coding sequence GTGGACCTCGAATCGGAACGCCTGGAGCGCAGCCAGCTGGAGTCGCTGTCCACGGCGGAGCTCGTCCGCCACGCCCTGGCGGAGACGCGCCTGCTGGTGCGCGCGGAGGTGCTGCACGCGAAGAAGGAGCTGCGGGACGAGCTGAAGATGGCGCGCACCGCGGGCATCCTCCTGGGGGCTGGAGGAGTGTTGGTCCTCGTATCGCTCGCGGTCCTCTTCGTGGCGCTGGGGTTGGCGCTGCCCATGGGCGCGGCGCTGGGCGTGCTCCTGGTGGGCGTGGTGCTGCTGGCCGTCGCCGCGGGGCTGCTCTTGGTGGGCGTCAAACGCCTGCCCAAGAAACCCATGCTGCACACGCAGGAGCGCTTGAAGCTCGACTACCACCTCACGCGGGAGACGCTGCAATGA
- a CDS encoding cytochrome ubiquinol oxidase subunit I, whose product MTDLLYARAQMGLSLAFHIVFAAAGVALPVLMVLSDWKARRTRDADYVKLSQKLAKGTAILFAVGAVSGTVLSFELGLLWPDFMGQYGEVIGLPFSLEGVAFFTEAIFLGIYLYGRERVSPGLHLFSGIMVAVSGAASAFFVTLVNVFMNDPSGFVATPDGPTQVQPLVAMFSPGWQYQTAHVLLSCYQASAFAMAGIHAFVLLRHPGAAFHRKALSVALPLACVTALLQPLVGDLSAKHVAKAQPVKLAAMESHFETERGASLRLGGVTVPKALSILAFGDPDAEVKGLKEFPRDTWPPVPKVHAAFQVMVITGSAMALLSLVTLVLRWRQKAWPSGRRMMWAWLGAGPLGLVALEAGWLVTEWGRQPWIVRGVMRTADAVTPVPHLAAPFWTFTAVYLFLGVVVVTLLKRQVAGTMPDRDEGPVTGRGVKEEDAHVH is encoded by the coding sequence ATGACGGACCTGCTCTATGCACGGGCGCAGATGGGGCTGTCGCTCGCGTTCCATATCGTCTTCGCGGCGGCGGGCGTGGCGCTGCCGGTCCTCATGGTGTTGAGCGACTGGAAGGCGCGGCGCACGCGGGACGCGGACTATGTGAAGTTGAGCCAGAAGCTGGCGAAGGGGACGGCCATCCTCTTCGCGGTGGGCGCGGTGAGCGGCACGGTGTTGTCGTTCGAACTGGGCCTGCTGTGGCCGGACTTCATGGGGCAGTACGGTGAGGTGATTGGGCTGCCCTTCAGTCTGGAGGGCGTGGCCTTCTTCACCGAGGCCATCTTCCTGGGCATCTACCTCTACGGCCGCGAGCGGGTGTCGCCCGGGCTGCACCTGTTCTCCGGCATCATGGTGGCGGTGAGCGGCGCGGCCAGCGCGTTCTTCGTCACGCTGGTCAACGTCTTCATGAACGACCCGTCCGGCTTCGTGGCCACGCCCGACGGGCCCACGCAGGTCCAGCCGCTGGTGGCCATGTTCAGCCCGGGCTGGCAGTACCAGACCGCGCACGTGCTGCTGTCTTGTTATCAGGCGAGCGCGTTCGCCATGGCGGGCATCCACGCCTTCGTGCTGCTGCGCCATCCGGGCGCGGCGTTCCATCGCAAGGCGTTGTCGGTGGCGCTGCCGCTGGCGTGTGTCACCGCGTTGCTTCAGCCACTGGTGGGCGACTTGTCCGCCAAGCACGTGGCGAAGGCGCAGCCGGTGAAGCTGGCGGCGATGGAGTCGCACTTCGAGACGGAGCGCGGCGCCTCCTTGCGCCTGGGCGGAGTGACGGTCCCCAAGGCCCTGTCCATCCTGGCCTTCGGAGACCCGGACGCGGAGGTGAAGGGGCTGAAGGAGTTTCCTCGCGACACCTGGCCTCCGGTGCCGAAGGTGCACGCGGCCTTCCAGGTGATGGTCATCACGGGCAGCGCCATGGCGCTCTTGTCGCTGGTGACGCTGGTCCTCCGGTGGCGCCAGAAGGCGTGGCCCTCCGGCCGGAGGATGATGTGGGCCTGGCTGGGGGCGGGGCCGCTGGGGTTGGTGGCGTTGGAGGCGGGGTGGCTCGTCACCGAGTGGGGCCGCCAGCCGTGGATTGTCCGAGGCGTCATGCGCACCGCGGACGCGGTGACGCCCGTGCCTCACCTGGCGGCGCCGTTCTGGACGTTCACCGCCGTGTATCTCTTCCTGGGCGTCGTGGTGGTAACGCTGCTCAAGCGCCAGGTGGCCGGCACGATGCCGGACCGCGACGAGGGCCCGGTGACGGGCCGTGGCGTGAAGGAGGAGGACGCCCATGTCCACTGA
- a CDS encoding cytochrome d ubiquinol oxidase subunit II yields the protein MSTEAMLGFVMAGAFVLYALFGGADFGGGVWDLLAFGPRKAEQRTLIARAMGPVWEVNHVWLIVGMVLMFAGFPRAFAALSVALHVPLTLLMLGIVFRGAAFTFRAYDLRGYAAERQWGLVFSIASVVAPLLLGMCVGAVASGDIRVEGRVVVSGFFASWLSPFAWAVGVLALTLFAFLAAVYLTHEAHTEGLREDFRARALGAGVAVFLAALGVLLLARGGAPRVWEGLLRSPFALVLHGATAVAAVTAFALLWTRRFQWARLAAAFQAGLIVLGWAASQYPYLVVPDVTLSSAASSTSTQRVLLVAVVVGALTVVPSIALLFRVFRPRPEGNSTPGPHA from the coding sequence ATGTCCACTGAGGCGATGCTGGGCTTCGTGATGGCGGGGGCGTTCGTCCTCTATGCCCTCTTCGGCGGCGCGGACTTCGGCGGGGGCGTGTGGGACCTGCTGGCCTTTGGCCCACGCAAGGCCGAACAGCGCACGCTCATCGCCCGCGCCATGGGCCCGGTGTGGGAGGTGAATCACGTCTGGCTCATCGTCGGCATGGTGCTGATGTTCGCGGGCTTCCCGCGCGCGTTCGCGGCGCTGAGCGTGGCGTTGCACGTCCCGTTGACGCTCTTGATGCTGGGCATCGTCTTCCGGGGCGCGGCCTTCACCTTCCGCGCGTATGACCTGCGCGGCTACGCGGCGGAGCGGCAGTGGGGGCTGGTCTTCAGCATCGCCAGCGTCGTCGCGCCGCTGCTGTTGGGCATGTGCGTGGGCGCGGTGGCGAGCGGCGACATCCGCGTGGAGGGCCGCGTGGTGGTGAGCGGCTTCTTCGCCTCGTGGCTGTCACCCTTCGCCTGGGCGGTGGGTGTGTTGGCGCTGACCCTCTTCGCCTTCCTCGCCGCGGTGTACTTGACCCATGAGGCCCACACCGAGGGCCTGCGCGAGGACTTCCGGGCGCGGGCGCTGGGGGCGGGGGTGGCCGTCTTCCTCGCGGCGCTGGGCGTGCTGCTGCTGGCTCGCGGCGGCGCCCCCCGCGTGTGGGAGGGCCTCTTGCGCTCTCCCTTCGCGCTGGTGCTGCACGGGGCCACGGCGGTGGCGGCGGTGACGGCCTTCGCCCTTTTGTGGACGCGCAGGTTCCAGTGGGCGCGGCTGGCCGCGGCCTTCCAGGCGGGGCTCATCGTCCTGGGCTGGGCCGCGTCTCAATATCCTTACCTGGTGGTGCCGGACGTCACGCTGAGCTCCGCCGCCTCCAGCACCTCCACGCAGCGCGTGCTGCTCGTCGCCGTCGTCGTGGGAGCGCTCACGGTGGTGCCCTCCATCGCGCTCCTCTTCCGCGTGTTTCGACCCAGGCCCGAGGGGAATTCGACCCCAGGCCCTCACGCCTGA
- a CDS encoding SDR family NAD(P)-dependent oxidoreductase, translating into MDLELKGKSALITGSSRGIGRATAAALACEGARVCLSARGAEALEETARELRAAGADIATVVADVSTQAGATAAVDAAVRAFGTLDILVNNVGGSGGAGAFHSATAEQWTAVLDRNLMSAVWCSQRAVEVMRAKGGGTIIHINSIYGREYATSAPYTTAKAGLTALTKEMAVDLAPHRIRVNGVAPGSILFPGGSWDKRQKADPEKVAKMVRDELPWGRFGSPEEVADVVAFLCSERARWVTGATLPVDGGQGRAF; encoded by the coding sequence ATGGACCTGGAGCTCAAAGGCAAATCAGCCCTCATCACCGGCAGCAGCCGAGGCATCGGCCGCGCCACCGCCGCCGCGCTCGCCTGCGAAGGCGCTCGCGTGTGCTTGAGCGCGCGCGGCGCGGAAGCCCTGGAGGAAACCGCGCGCGAGCTGCGCGCTGCCGGCGCCGACATCGCCACCGTCGTCGCGGACGTCTCCACCCAAGCGGGCGCCACCGCCGCCGTCGACGCGGCCGTGCGGGCCTTCGGCACCCTGGACATCCTCGTCAACAACGTGGGCGGCAGCGGCGGCGCCGGCGCCTTCCACTCGGCCACCGCGGAGCAGTGGACCGCCGTGCTCGACCGCAACCTGATGTCCGCCGTGTGGTGCAGCCAGCGCGCCGTGGAGGTCATGCGCGCGAAGGGCGGAGGCACCATCATCCACATCAACTCCATCTACGGCCGCGAGTACGCCACCAGCGCGCCCTACACCACCGCCAAGGCGGGCCTCACCGCGCTCACCAAGGAGATGGCCGTGGACCTGGCCCCGCACCGCATCCGCGTCAACGGCGTGGCCCCCGGCTCCATCCTCTTCCCCGGTGGGAGCTGGGACAAACGCCAGAAGGCCGACCCCGAGAAGGTCGCGAAGATGGTCCGCGACGAGCTGCCCTGGGGTCGCTTCGGCTCGCCCGAGGAGGTGGCGGACGTGGTGGCCTTCCTCTGCTCGGAGCGTGCCCGTTGGGTCACCGGAGCCACCCTTCCCGTGGACGGAGGCCAGGGCCGCGCCTTCTGA
- a CDS encoding alpha/beta hydrolase family protein has product MSMFHPTTLAQESSAPEQGLPVEAAPEVEPGASQPGVAFRFHARDGYSLAATLHEPDGSQLGAVVLVSGATGARQRYYSRFASFLAQRGFPTITFDYRGIGGSRPQSLDGFEARMEDWGSQDLAGAIDLVRERYPDHRLLLVGHSVGGQLLGLAPNAGEVSALLNVAAGSGYYKLFPQRWRMALTWRVLMPTLVRAFGKLPGWAGTSEDLPAGVAEQWSRWCLSPDYLLSEGGEPRREAYASLYLPLRAYSFADDEMAPRAAVEHLLSFYADSLMEHRHVSPKDLGRAIGHFGFFRESFRDTLWCEAAEWLAYHALTPRPVT; this is encoded by the coding sequence ATGTCTATGTTTCACCCGACGACGCTGGCTCAGGAGTCTTCCGCACCCGAGCAGGGTCTCCCCGTCGAAGCCGCGCCGGAGGTGGAGCCAGGAGCCTCGCAGCCGGGGGTCGCCTTCCGCTTCCATGCTCGGGATGGCTACTCGCTGGCCGCGACTCTCCATGAGCCCGACGGCTCACAGCTGGGCGCCGTGGTGTTGGTGAGTGGAGCCACAGGCGCGCGCCAGCGGTACTACTCACGCTTCGCGTCCTTCCTCGCTCAGCGGGGCTTTCCCACCATCACCTTCGACTACCGAGGCATCGGTGGCTCGCGGCCTCAGTCCCTCGACGGCTTCGAGGCGCGCATGGAGGACTGGGGGAGCCAGGACCTCGCGGGCGCCATCGACCTGGTGCGGGAGCGATATCCAGACCACCGGTTGCTCCTGGTGGGGCACAGCGTGGGCGGACAGCTCCTGGGGCTCGCGCCCAACGCGGGCGAGGTGTCCGCGTTGCTGAACGTGGCCGCGGGCTCGGGCTACTACAAGCTGTTCCCGCAGCGTTGGCGCATGGCGCTCACCTGGCGCGTGTTGATGCCCACGCTGGTCCGCGCCTTCGGGAAGCTGCCCGGTTGGGCCGGCACCTCGGAGGACCTGCCCGCGGGAGTGGCCGAGCAGTGGTCGCGCTGGTGCCTGTCACCCGACTACCTCTTGAGCGAGGGCGGCGAGCCGCGCCGCGAGGCCTACGCATCGCTCTACCTGCCGCTGCGGGCCTACAGCTTCGCGGATGACGAGATGGCGCCGCGCGCCGCCGTGGAGCACCTGCTGTCGTTCTATGCGGACTCGCTGATGGAGCACCGCCACGTGTCCCCGAAGGACCTGGGGCGGGCCATCGGCCACTTCGGCTTCTTCCGTGAGAGCTTCCGCGACACGCTGTGGTGCGAAGCTGCCGAGTGGCTCGCGTACCACGCCCTCACGCCCCGCCCCGTCACCTGA
- a CDS encoding LysR family transcriptional regulator — translation MRWDDLRYLLSVARQGSLAGAARELRVDATTVGRRLAALEKALGTRLVLRGSRTLGLTEEAEAVVVRAREMEDSLRSLSDAVSREEKAEGTVRIAATEYLAQALLAPHLGELHARHPGLNVELVVGTEIVDLQRGDADLALRIAPPRGDALVIRKVGDMAFAMYAARGYLRRRGAPRPGDFRNHSVLAYRTTLTSGPESEELTRLTQGGRRLLQSNSTTVLREAAAAGLGVALLPCLTGERDTRLTRVGAGVLGKRPLWLTLHKDLQRSPRVRAASDWVVELCKREKAGLAGTEATAR, via the coding sequence ATGCGATGGGACGACTTGCGCTACCTGCTCTCTGTGGCACGGCAGGGCTCGCTCGCCGGGGCGGCCCGCGAGCTGCGAGTGGACGCCACCACGGTGGGCCGCCGCCTGGCCGCGCTGGAGAAGGCACTCGGAACCCGGCTCGTGCTGCGCGGCTCACGCACGCTGGGGCTCACCGAGGAAGCAGAGGCGGTGGTGGTTCGGGCGCGGGAGATGGAGGACTCGCTCCGCTCACTCTCCGATGCCGTGTCTCGCGAAGAGAAGGCGGAGGGCACCGTCCGCATCGCGGCCACCGAGTATCTGGCTCAGGCGCTGCTCGCTCCCCATCTGGGGGAGCTTCATGCGCGCCATCCCGGACTGAACGTGGAGCTCGTCGTCGGCACGGAGATTGTCGACCTCCAGCGAGGAGACGCGGACCTGGCGCTGCGAATCGCTCCCCCTCGCGGAGATGCCCTGGTGATTCGCAAGGTGGGTGACATGGCGTTCGCGATGTACGCGGCGCGGGGCTACTTGCGGCGCAGGGGCGCGCCCCGGCCCGGGGACTTCCGAAACCACTCGGTGCTGGCCTATCGGACGACACTCACCTCGGGGCCCGAGTCCGAGGAACTCACGCGGCTGACACAAGGTGGCCGCAGGCTGCTCCAGAGCAACAGCACCACCGTGCTGCGCGAGGCCGCGGCGGCGGGGCTTGGTGTCGCGCTCCTCCCTTGTCTCACGGGAGAGCGCGACACGCGGCTGACTCGCGTGGGCGCGGGAGTCCTGGGGAAACGCCCGCTGTGGCTGACCTTGCACAAGGACCTGCAACGCAGCCCTCGTGTGCGCGCGGCCTCGGACTGGGTGGTGGAGCTGTGCAAGCGAGAGAAGGCCGGGCTCGCGGGGACGGAAGCCACGGCGCGATAG
- a CDS encoding suppressor of fused domain protein, protein MDSPELFQHDLRRTVVLGAYLRHWGMPRDRQRFSRETDIVEVYLFPATAESPVARFATVGASSFVREGGIRSEFLLVLPADLGGATFEEVAGFLMDFVLHSRRDDAGVQPGRGLPPSPLVPKPWPTRALLVDEAVGEAEEFERLHLGPQHIELWWLVPIHEAEYAFIQKEGFDAFSELMDDSDTSPVEVHRPSLV, encoded by the coding sequence ATGGATTCACCCGAGTTGTTTCAACACGACCTCCGGCGCACCGTCGTCCTGGGCGCCTATCTGCGGCACTGGGGCATGCCGAGAGACCGGCAGCGCTTCTCGCGGGAGACAGACATCGTCGAGGTCTATCTGTTCCCCGCCACCGCGGAGTCGCCTGTCGCGCGCTTCGCCACCGTCGGGGCCTCCTCCTTCGTCCGCGAGGGAGGCATCCGCTCCGAGTTCCTCCTCGTGCTGCCCGCGGACCTGGGGGGCGCCACGTTCGAGGAGGTCGCCGGCTTCCTCATGGACTTCGTCCTCCATTCGCGAAGGGACGACGCGGGAGTGCAGCCGGGCCGAGGACTGCCACCCTCTCCCCTCGTGCCGAAGCCCTGGCCCACCCGAGCACTCCTCGTCGACGAGGCCGTGGGCGAGGCCGAGGAGTTCGAGCGGCTCCACCTCGGTCCACAGCACATCGAGCTGTGGTGGCTCGTGCCGATTCATGAGGCGGAGTACGCGTTCATCCAGAAGGAGGGGTTCGACGCCTTCAGCGAACTGATGGACGACAGCGACACGAGCCCCGTGGAGGTCCACCGTCCTTCGCTCGTTTGA
- a CDS encoding SDR family NAD(P)-dependent oxidoreductase — MPAPGKVWLITGSSRGLGRAFAEAALATGEFVVATAREPGRLEELVTRYPERCVALPLDVTNRSAVFQCIEQGIAAFGQLDVVVNNAGYGLVGALEEHSEADLRAQMETNLFGAVWVTQAVLPHLRARRTGHVVQISSVGGVGSMPTFGAYNASKWALEGFSEALAAEVAPWGIRVTLVEPGSFATDWSWGSLRFASPMPAYDELRTSLFGTSQVPWDLSQQAHDTSASPEAAARELLEHVNRETGPLRLLLGEDSPAQVRTILDGRREDYLRNARFSALVNH; from the coding sequence ATGCCTGCACCAGGCAAGGTCTGGCTCATCACCGGGAGCAGTCGAGGACTGGGCCGAGCCTTCGCGGAGGCGGCCCTGGCGACGGGAGAATTCGTGGTGGCCACGGCGCGGGAGCCGGGCCGGCTCGAGGAGCTGGTCACCCGATATCCGGAGCGGTGTGTGGCGCTGCCGCTGGATGTGACAAATCGAAGCGCGGTGTTTCAGTGCATCGAGCAAGGCATTGCCGCGTTCGGACAGCTCGACGTGGTCGTGAACAACGCGGGCTATGGGCTGGTGGGCGCCCTCGAGGAGCACTCCGAGGCCGACCTCCGCGCGCAGATGGAGACCAATCTGTTTGGCGCGGTGTGGGTGACGCAGGCGGTGCTTCCGCATCTGCGCGCGCGGCGCACGGGGCACGTCGTGCAGATTTCCAGCGTGGGCGGCGTCGGGAGCATGCCGACGTTTGGTGCGTACAACGCGAGCAAGTGGGCGCTGGAGGGATTCAGCGAGGCGCTCGCCGCGGAGGTGGCGCCTTGGGGGATTCGGGTGACGCTCGTTGAACCGGGCTCGTTCGCGACGGACTGGTCCTGGGGGAGCCTGCGCTTCGCGTCTCCCATGCCCGCGTATGACGAACTGCGCACGTCCTTGTTCGGCACCAGCCAGGTCCCCTGGGACTTGAGCCAGCAGGCCCACGACACAAGCGCCTCACCCGAGGCCGCCGCGCGTGAGCTGCTCGAGCACGTGAATCGCGAGACAGGGCCGCTGCGGCTGCTCCTGGGCGAGGACTCGCCAGCACAGGTGCGGACCATCCTGGACGGACGCCGCGAGGACTATCTGCGAAACGCCCGGTTCAGCGCGCTCGTCAATCACTGA
- a CDS encoding alpha/beta hydrolase has product MSSMQRREFLGFTTTALAATALAGCMPRAVSGAGASAVGGTLNAEAYHASRKYLDSRFGRIAYIERGTGEAALFLHGFPLNSFQWRGAIERLSPYRRCVAPDFMGLGYTEVAEGQSYAPDEQVKMLVELMDRLSIQSADVIANDSGGAIAQLLVTRHPERVRTLLLTNCDVESECPPPAVLPVIEMARTGAYVDAWLAPWLADKSLARSEKGIGAMCFSNPAHPTDEAIEYYFGPLVRSTRGKAQAHAYTLALEANSLAGIGPELQKSKVPTRIIWGTGDTIFSQSSADYLDQTFGASRGVRRVPGAKLFFPEEYPDLIAEEARQLWGIG; this is encoded by the coding sequence ATGAGCTCGATGCAGCGCAGGGAGTTTCTTGGATTCACGACGACAGCACTGGCGGCCACGGCGCTCGCCGGCTGCATGCCTCGCGCGGTGAGTGGCGCGGGCGCCTCCGCGGTAGGGGGCACGCTGAACGCCGAGGCGTATCACGCGTCTCGTAAGTATCTGGACAGCCGCTTCGGACGCATCGCCTATATCGAGCGAGGCACGGGCGAGGCCGCGTTGTTCCTGCACGGCTTTCCGTTGAACAGCTTCCAGTGGCGCGGCGCCATCGAGCGGCTGTCTCCTTATCGCCGCTGTGTCGCGCCCGATTTCATGGGGCTTGGGTACACGGAGGTCGCGGAAGGGCAGAGCTACGCTCCGGACGAGCAGGTGAAGATGCTCGTGGAGTTGATGGACCGGTTGTCCATCCAGTCGGCGGACGTCATCGCGAACGACAGCGGCGGCGCCATCGCGCAGCTGCTGGTCACCCGTCATCCCGAGCGCGTGCGCACGCTGCTGTTGACCAACTGCGATGTGGAGAGTGAGTGCCCGCCTCCCGCCGTGTTGCCGGTCATCGAGATGGCTCGCACGGGTGCGTACGTGGACGCGTGGCTCGCCCCGTGGCTCGCGGACAAGTCGCTCGCGCGTTCGGAGAAGGGGATTGGCGCGATGTGCTTCTCCAATCCCGCGCATCCCACGGACGAGGCCATCGAGTACTACTTCGGTCCGCTCGTGCGCTCGACGCGAGGCAAGGCGCAGGCCCACGCGTACACGCTGGCGCTGGAGGCCAACTCGCTTGCGGGCATCGGGCCCGAACTCCAGAAGTCCAAGGTCCCCACGCGCATCATCTGGGGGACGGGGGACACCATCTTCTCGCAGTCGAGCGCGGACTACCTCGACCAGACCTTCGGCGCATCCCGAGGCGTGCGCCGCGTGCCCGGCGCGAAGCTCTTCTTCCCCGAGGAGTACCCCGACCTCATCGCCGAGGAAGCCCGTCAGCTCTGGGGCATCGGCTGA